The following coding sequences lie in one Streptomyces venezuelae genomic window:
- a CDS encoding glycosyltransferase: MSAVAWTATGSLAAWLWLLLGQGFFWRTDVRLPPRGEPDVWPSVGVVVPARDEAAVLARSLPSLLAQDYPGRAEVFLVDDGSTDGTGELARALAERHGGLPLTVGSPGEPPAGWTGKLWAVRHGIGLARARDPEYLLLTDADIAHEPDSLRRLVAAAGSGGYDLVSQMARLRVESLWERLVVPAFVYFFAQLYPFRWIGRKGSRTAAAAGGCVLLRTDAAERARIPDAIRQAVIDDVALARAVKGAGGHIWLGLADGVDSVRPYPRLADLWRMVSRSAYAQLRHNVLLLVGTVAGLAVVYLVPPVALVAGLVTGSPAAAVAGGLAWLVMTATYLPMLRYYRQPLALALVLPGTAFLYLLMTVDSAVQHYRGRGAAWKGRTYTRPDPTAPEPSPEQP; this comes from the coding sequence ATGAGCGCCGTTGCGTGGACCGCCACCGGATCGCTTGCCGCGTGGCTGTGGCTTCTGTTGGGGCAGGGCTTCTTCTGGCGTACCGACGTGCGGCTGCCACCGCGCGGGGAGCCGGACGTGTGGCCCTCGGTCGGTGTCGTCGTCCCCGCGCGGGACGAGGCGGCGGTGCTGGCACGGAGCCTGCCCTCGCTGCTCGCGCAGGACTATCCGGGGCGGGCCGAGGTCTTCCTCGTCGACGACGGGAGTACGGACGGCACGGGCGAGCTGGCACGCGCGCTGGCCGAGCGGCACGGCGGCCTGCCGCTGACCGTCGGCTCGCCCGGCGAGCCGCCCGCGGGCTGGACGGGCAAGCTCTGGGCGGTACGGCACGGCATCGGCCTCGCCCGCGCGCGGGACCCCGAATACCTTCTGCTCACCGACGCGGACATCGCCCACGAGCCGGACAGCCTGCGCCGGTTGGTGGCCGCCGCGGGCAGTGGGGGCTACGACCTCGTGTCGCAGATGGCCAGGCTGCGGGTGGAGAGCCTGTGGGAGCGCCTGGTGGTCCCGGCCTTCGTGTACTTCTTCGCGCAGCTCTATCCGTTCCGGTGGATCGGACGGAAGGGATCGCGGACGGCGGCCGCGGCGGGCGGCTGCGTCCTGCTGCGGACGGACGCCGCCGAGCGCGCCCGCATCCCCGACGCCATCCGGCAGGCGGTGATCGACGACGTGGCGCTGGCGCGCGCGGTGAAGGGCGCGGGCGGCCACATCTGGCTCGGGCTCGCCGACGGCGTGGACAGCGTGCGTCCGTATCCGCGCCTGGCCGACCTGTGGCGCATGGTCTCGCGCAGCGCGTACGCGCAGCTGCGGCACAACGTCCTGCTGCTCGTCGGCACGGTCGCGGGGCTCGCGGTGGTATATCTCGTCCCGCCGGTGGCGCTGGTCGCCGGGCTCGTCACGGGCAGCCCCGCGGCGGCGGTGGCCGGTGGGCTCGCGTGGCTGGTGATGACGGCGACGTATCTGCCGATGCTCCGCTACTACCGCCAGCCGCTCGCCCTCGCGCTTGTGCTGCCCGGCACCGCGTTCCTCTACCTCTTGATGACGGTGGATTCGGCGGTGCAGCACTACAGGGGACGTGGTGCCGCGTGGAAGGGGCGTACGTACACACGCCCCGACCCCACCGCCCCGGAGCCCTCGCCCGAACAGCCCTGA
- a CDS encoding NUDIX hydrolase: MATPDFIRTIRADAGQQLLWLPGVTAIVFDDEGRVLLGRRSDNGRWSAIGGIPEPGEQPAQCAVREVYEETAVHCVPERVVLVQALQPVTYDNGDVCQYMDITLRCRAVGGEARVNDDESLDVAWFDVDALPTLHEFSLSRIKRALADEPTWFEPAPAGQ; encoded by the coding sequence ATGGCTACTCCTGATTTCATCCGCACCATCCGCGCCGACGCCGGCCAGCAGTTGCTCTGGCTCCCCGGGGTCACCGCCATCGTCTTCGACGACGAGGGAAGGGTGTTGCTCGGGCGGCGCTCCGACAACGGCAGGTGGTCGGCGATCGGCGGCATCCCGGAGCCGGGCGAGCAGCCCGCGCAGTGCGCGGTGCGCGAGGTGTACGAGGAGACGGCCGTGCATTGCGTCCCCGAACGCGTCGTCCTGGTCCAGGCCCTCCAACCCGTGACGTACGACAACGGCGACGTGTGCCAGTACATGGACATCACCCTGCGCTGCCGTGCCGTCGGCGGCGAGGCGCGGGTCAACGACGACGAGTCGCTGGACGTCGCGTGGTTCGACGTGGACGCGCTGCCCACGCTGCACGAGTTCTCGCTGTCCCGGATCAAGCGGGCCCTCGCGGACGAGCCCACCTGGTTCGAACCGGCCCCGGCGGGACAGTGA
- a CDS encoding phosphoketolase, which produces MCWTRRSHGRPARLTCRSRGTRGTPLTAAVRTEPREEDLVAPVAKDRLAALDAHWRAANYLAVGQIYLMGNALLTEPLRPEHIKPRLLGHWGTSPGLNFVHTHLNRVIQERDLDALCVWGPGHGGPAVLANSWLEGSYTQTYPDITRDAEGMAKLFRQFSFPGGVPSHVAPETPGSIHEGGELGYSLAHAYGAALDNPDLLVACVIGDGEAETGPLAASWHCNKFHDPAHDGAVLPILHLNGYKIANPTVLARLPEAELDALLKGYGHQPIYVAGDEPHEMHQAMAAAMDRALDRIRTIQEAARSGDGAQGREPWPVIVLRTPKGWTGPAAVDGEPVENTWRAHQVPLSGVRENPDHLRQLEQWLRSYRPEELFDAEGRPNEQVVSCVPEGERRLGATPHANGGRLTRELPVPPLEHFAVTVDKPGTTLHEPTRIAGALLAQVMADTAQRRDFRVVGPDETESNRLGALYDVTGKIWQERTLDTDEHLARDGRVMEVLSEHLCQGWLEGYTLTGRHGLFSCYEAFVHIVDSMVNQHIKWLKTSRALPWRAPVPSLNYLLTSHVWRQDHNGFSHQDPGFVDHVLNKSPHVVRVYLPPDANTLLSVTEHVLHSRDYVNVVVAGKQPTFDWLSLDDARAHCARGAGVWEWAGTEQGTRDPDVVLACAGDVPTQEVLAAAALLREHLPELTVRVVNVVDIARLMPREEHPHGMADSEFDALFTRDKPVIFAYHGYPWLIHRLAYRRTGHANLHVRGYTEAGTTTTPFDMVVRNNLDRFRLVMDVVDRVPGLAVRATAVRQAMADARTRHHAWIREHGVDLPEVADWTWPY; this is translated from the coding sequence ATGTGCTGGACGCGGAGAAGCCATGGGCGCCCCGCACGACTGACCTGCCGTTCCCGTGGAACCCGCGGGACACCCCTGACCGCAGCCGTACGCACCGAACCTCGCGAGGAGGACCTTGTGGCACCCGTGGCGAAGGACCGCCTGGCGGCACTGGACGCCCACTGGCGCGCCGCCAACTACCTGGCCGTCGGCCAGATCTACCTGATGGGCAACGCCCTGCTGACCGAGCCCCTGCGGCCCGAGCACATCAAGCCGCGCCTGCTCGGGCACTGGGGCACCTCACCCGGTCTCAACTTCGTCCACACCCATCTCAACCGCGTCATCCAGGAGCGGGACCTGGACGCGCTGTGCGTGTGGGGCCCGGGCCACGGCGGACCCGCCGTGCTCGCCAACTCCTGGCTCGAGGGCAGTTACACGCAGACGTACCCGGACATCACACGGGACGCGGAGGGCATGGCGAAGCTGTTCCGCCAGTTCTCCTTCCCCGGCGGCGTGCCCAGCCACGTGGCGCCCGAGACCCCGGGCTCGATCCACGAGGGCGGCGAGCTCGGCTACTCGCTCGCGCACGCCTACGGAGCCGCCCTGGACAACCCGGACCTCCTGGTCGCCTGCGTGATCGGCGACGGCGAGGCCGAGACGGGGCCGCTGGCGGCCTCCTGGCACTGCAACAAGTTCCACGACCCCGCGCACGACGGCGCGGTCCTGCCGATCCTGCACCTCAACGGCTACAAGATCGCCAACCCGACCGTCCTCGCCCGCCTCCCCGAGGCCGAGCTCGACGCCCTCCTCAAGGGGTACGGACACCAGCCGATCTACGTCGCCGGTGACGAGCCGCACGAGATGCACCAGGCGATGGCCGCCGCGATGGACCGGGCGCTCGACCGCATCAGGACCATCCAGGAGGCCGCCCGCAGCGGCGACGGCGCCCAGGGCCGCGAACCCTGGCCGGTCATCGTGCTGCGCACCCCCAAGGGCTGGACCGGCCCCGCCGCCGTGGACGGCGAGCCCGTCGAGAACACGTGGCGTGCGCACCAGGTGCCGCTGTCCGGGGTCCGCGAGAACCCGGACCACCTGCGGCAGCTGGAGCAGTGGCTGCGCTCGTACCGGCCCGAGGAGCTCTTCGACGCCGAGGGCCGCCCGAACGAGCAGGTCGTGTCCTGCGTCCCCGAGGGCGAGCGCAGGCTCGGCGCCACCCCGCACGCCAACGGCGGCAGGCTCACCCGCGAGCTGCCCGTCCCGCCGCTCGAACACTTCGCCGTCACGGTCGACAAACCGGGCACGACGCTGCACGAGCCGACCCGCATCGCGGGCGCCCTCCTCGCGCAGGTCATGGCGGACACCGCGCAGCGCAGGGACTTCCGGGTCGTGGGCCCGGACGAGACCGAGTCCAACCGGCTCGGCGCGCTGTACGACGTCACCGGCAAGATCTGGCAGGAGCGCACCCTCGACACGGACGAGCACCTCGCGCGCGACGGCCGCGTCATGGAGGTCCTGTCCGAGCACCTCTGCCAGGGCTGGCTCGAGGGGTACACGCTCACCGGCCGCCACGGCCTGTTCTCCTGCTACGAAGCGTTCGTCCACATCGTCGACTCGATGGTCAACCAGCACATCAAGTGGCTGAAGACCTCGCGCGCGCTGCCGTGGCGCGCGCCCGTGCCGTCGCTGAACTACCTGCTGACCTCACACGTGTGGCGGCAGGACCACAACGGCTTCTCGCACCAGGACCCGGGCTTCGTCGACCACGTCCTGAACAAGAGCCCGCACGTCGTACGCGTCTATCTGCCGCCGGACGCCAACACCCTGCTGTCCGTCACCGAGCACGTCCTGCACAGCCGCGACTACGTCAACGTCGTCGTCGCGGGCAAGCAGCCCACCTTCGACTGGCTCTCCCTCGACGACGCCCGCGCCCACTGCGCGCGCGGCGCCGGCGTCTGGGAGTGGGCGGGCACGGAGCAGGGCACGCGCGACCCGGACGTGGTCCTGGCCTGCGCCGGCGATGTGCCCACGCAGGAGGTGCTGGCAGCCGCCGCGCTGTTGCGCGAGCACCTGCCCGAGCTCACCGTGCGGGTCGTCAACGTCGTCGACATCGCCCGTCTGATGCCGCGCGAGGAGCACCCGCACGGGATGGCGGACTCCGAGTTCGACGCGCTCTTCACCCGGGACAAGCCGGTGATCTTTGCGTACCACGGCTACCCGTGGCTGATCCACCGGCTGGCCTACCGCCGCACCGGCCACGCCAACCTGCACGTGCGCGGCTACACGGAGGCGGGCACGACCACGACCCCCTTCGACATGGTCGTGCGCAACAACCTCGACCGGTTCCGCCTCGTCATGGACGTCGTCGACCGCGTCCCGGGCCTGGCGGTGCGCGCCACGGCGGTGCGCCAGGCGATGGCCGACGCCCGCACGCGCCACCACGCCTGGATCCGCGAGCACGGCGTCGACCTGCCCGAGGTCGCCGACTGGACGTGGCCGTACTGA
- a CDS encoding DUF6643 family protein, translating to MTSPRSTYGGGYYSAPSFPDTPIYDSLVAERGTPQIAPIRVPSAYDTGSHLPALPAALPALPAAPSHPQQGYGYPQAQQPAPLQQAPAPYIPQQTGGPRGYPGAQPQRPAPGTGYEAMRPAQPRPAPSSYEDPYNRPYRGY from the coding sequence ATGACCTCCCCCCGCTCCACCTATGGCGGCGGTTACTACTCCGCGCCGTCCTTCCCGGACACTCCGATCTATGACTCCCTCGTCGCAGAGCGGGGCACTCCTCAGATCGCCCCGATCCGGGTTCCCTCCGCGTACGACACGGGCAGTCACCTGCCCGCGCTGCCGGCCGCACTGCCCGCGTTGCCGGCCGCCCCGTCCCATCCCCAGCAGGGGTACGGCTACCCCCAGGCCCAGCAGCCCGCACCGCTGCAGCAGGCCCCGGCGCCGTACATCCCGCAGCAGACCGGGGGCCCGCGCGGCTACCCGGGCGCCCAGCCCCAGCGGCCGGCCCCCGGCACGGGGTACGAGGCGATGCGCCCCGCGCAGCCACGCCCGGCCCCGTCGTCGTACGAGGATCCGTACAACCGCCCCTACCGCGGGTACTGA
- the lnt gene encoding apolipoprotein N-acyltransferase, whose amino-acid sequence MTATTTPVDEPDQLDPQPPQASRATRLLRRFVPAAVAALSGVLLYVSFPPRTLWWLALPAFGALAWCLRGRTWKAGLGLGYLFGLGFLLPLLVWTGVEVGPGPWLALAAVEAVFVALVGAGIAAVSRLPGYPLWAAALWIAGEAARARVPFSGFPWGKIAFGQADGVFLPLAALGGTPVLGFAVVLCGFGLYEVVRRVVDVRATRVPQRGPVAVAALAVLVPLLGAFAARPLVSDAAEDGTATVAAIQGNVPRAGLGFNAQRRAVLDHHVRETERLAAEVKAGKVARPDLVLWPENSSDIDPFANPDARLAIEGAVKAIGAPVSVGGVVENKNGKLYNEQILWDPEKGPTDTYDKRQIQPFGEYIPLRSLVSAFSSDVDKVRRDFSRGTDPGVFTMAGTKVGIATCYEAAFDWAVRDTVTHGAQIISVPSNNATFDRSEMTYQQLAMSRIRAVEHSRAVTVPVTSGVSAVIMPDGKIKSKTTWYTADSLVEKVPLRSSRTPATRLGVLPEGILVLIAAGGLGWAVTSAARARRNPGK is encoded by the coding sequence GTGACCGCCACCACCACTCCCGTAGACGAGCCGGATCAGCTCGATCCACAGCCCCCGCAGGCCTCCCGCGCCACGCGTCTCCTGCGCCGGTTCGTGCCCGCCGCCGTGGCGGCCCTCTCCGGAGTGCTGCTCTACGTCAGCTTCCCGCCCCGCACCCTGTGGTGGCTGGCGCTCCCCGCCTTCGGCGCCCTCGCCTGGTGTCTGCGCGGCCGCACCTGGAAGGCGGGCCTGGGCCTCGGTTACCTCTTCGGTCTCGGCTTCCTCCTGCCGCTCCTCGTATGGACCGGCGTCGAGGTCGGGCCAGGACCGTGGCTGGCCCTCGCCGCGGTCGAAGCGGTCTTCGTCGCCCTCGTCGGCGCGGGCATCGCCGCCGTCTCACGGCTGCCCGGATATCCGCTGTGGGCGGCCGCCCTGTGGATCGCCGGAGAAGCGGCACGCGCGCGCGTGCCGTTCAGCGGCTTCCCCTGGGGAAAGATCGCCTTCGGTCAGGCGGACGGCGTGTTCCTGCCGCTCGCCGCGCTCGGCGGCACCCCCGTACTCGGATTCGCCGTCGTCCTGTGCGGCTTCGGGCTGTACGAAGTGGTGCGCCGGGTCGTCGACGTACGCGCCACCCGTGTCCCGCAGCGCGGCCCCGTGGCCGTCGCGGCGCTCGCCGTGCTCGTCCCCCTCCTCGGTGCCTTCGCGGCGCGCCCGCTCGTCAGCGACGCCGCGGAGGACGGCACCGCCACCGTCGCGGCCATCCAGGGCAACGTCCCGCGCGCGGGCCTCGGCTTCAACGCGCAGCGCCGCGCCGTCCTCGACCACCACGTGCGCGAGACCGAACGCCTCGCTGCCGAGGTGAAGGCCGGCAAGGTGGCACGCCCGGACCTCGTCCTGTGGCCGGAGAACTCCTCCGACATCGACCCCTTCGCCAACCCGGACGCGCGCCTCGCCATCGAGGGCGCCGTCAAGGCCATCGGCGCGCCGGTCTCCGTCGGCGGAGTCGTCGAGAACAAGAACGGCAAGCTCTACAACGAACAGATCCTCTGGGACCCGGAGAAGGGCCCCACGGACACCTACGACAAGCGGCAGATCCAGCCGTTCGGCGAGTACATCCCGCTGCGCTCCCTGGTCAGCGCCTTCAGCAGTGACGTCGACAAGGTGCGCAGGGACTTCAGCCGCGGCACCGACCCCGGCGTCTTCACCATGGCGGGGACGAAGGTGGGCATCGCGACCTGCTACGAGGCGGCCTTCGACTGGGCGGTGCGCGACACCGTCACCCACGGCGCGCAGATCATCTCCGTGCCCAGCAACAACGCCACCTTCGACCGCAGCGAGATGACCTACCAGCAGCTCGCCATGTCCCGGATCCGCGCGGTCGAGCACAGCCGCGCCGTCACGGTCCCGGTGACCAGCGGCGTCAGCGCCGTCATCATGCCGGACGGGAAGATCAAGTCGAAGACGACGTGGTATACGGCGGACTCGCTCGTCGAGAAGGTCCCGCTGCGCTCGTCGCGGACCCCCGCGACCCGTCTCGGCGTACTCCCCGAGGGCATCCTGGTCCTGATCGCCGCGGGCGGTCTCGGCTGGGCCGTCACGTCGGCGGCGCGGGCCCGGCGGAACCCCGGGAAGTAG
- a CDS encoding O-antigen ligase family protein: MGSTGTAASACPEAAHERRSASDATGGALLGACAAWALITAGAHGGSPEGVLLAVLAVAAGYAGGRICGALLPVAAPCAGALTGLGLAVAAPRLTLAPSSPLGHAGATAALLILSAGAACCAAWAARTPSLRLALRLLAAGIAGAAAALGSPVGCVGSVVVLLCSLAAARLRNRALGIVGLAAASVLVTGVSLALADDSLPEGLTAPLEGSIGHHRVVLWQDALSLAEREPAMGVGPGRFGDVSPVAADALVTDGKPHSAPLQQASEQGIVGAALLAAVFCWLLYALWRSPGSTQVVLSAGAALTALTAVAAVGNALSVTTVTTGAGLLAGMATARPLHAGHEGEPTHPA; encoded by the coding sequence GTGGGGTCAACGGGTACGGCCGCTTCGGCCTGTCCGGAAGCGGCGCACGAGCGACGGAGCGCGTCCGACGCGACCGGCGGGGCACTGCTCGGCGCGTGTGCTGCCTGGGCGCTGATCACCGCGGGTGCGCACGGGGGCAGTCCCGAAGGGGTGCTCCTCGCGGTGCTCGCCGTGGCGGCGGGGTACGCGGGCGGACGGATCTGCGGGGCGCTGCTCCCGGTCGCCGCGCCGTGCGCGGGCGCGCTCACCGGGCTCGGCCTCGCCGTGGCGGCGCCGCGCCTCACGCTCGCCCCCTCCTCTCCTCTGGGCCACGCGGGCGCTACCGCCGCCCTGCTGATCCTTTCGGCGGGTGCGGCGTGCTGCGCGGCCTGGGCGGCCCGTACCCCTTCCCTCCGCCTGGCGCTGCGGCTGCTCGCCGCGGGCATCGCGGGTGCCGCGGCGGCCCTCGGCTCACCCGTCGGCTGCGTCGGCTCAGTCGTGGTCCTGCTCTGCTCGCTGGCGGCGGCACGGCTGCGCAACCGGGCTCTGGGCATCGTCGGGCTCGCCGCCGCGTCGGTCCTGGTCACCGGCGTCTCCCTGGCCCTGGCCGACGACTCCCTGCCGGAGGGTCTGACGGCCCCGCTGGAGGGCAGCATCGGCCACCACCGTGTGGTGCTGTGGCAGGACGCCCTGAGCCTCGCGGAACGCGAGCCCGCGATGGGGGTGGGTCCGGGCCGCTTCGGCGACGTCAGTCCCGTCGCGGCCGACGCCCTCGTCACGGACGGCAAACCGCACTCGGCACCGCTGCAGCAGGCGTCGGAGCAGGGGATCGTCGGGGCGGCGCTGCTGGCAGCGGTGTTCTGCTGGCTCCTTTACGCCCTGTGGCGCTCCCCCGGCTCGACGCAGGTGGTCCTGTCGGCGGGCGCGGCCCTCACGGCGCTGACGGCCGTAGCGGCGGTGGGCAACGCGCTGAGCGTGACGACGGTGACGACGGGGGCGGGCCTGCTGGCGGGCATGGCAACAGCGCGGCCCCTGCACGCCGGGCACGAGGGGGAGCCCACACACCCCGCCTGA
- a CDS encoding methyltransferase, with protein MNRLSTSWGAYDLTRFPEDPRDQLRAWSAADAYLLRQLAGDEDAAPDGFPATVDLSGTVAVLGDRWGALTTALAGHARVPVQITDSYLAQQATRANLARAGHAPDAARLLTTRDAPPARVDVLLVRVPKSLALLEDQLHRLAPALHEGTAVIGTGMVTEIHTSTLELFERIIGPTRTSLARQKARLVFSAPDPARTAAPSPWPGRYVLPADSGAGAGLTVVNHAGIFCADRLDIGTRFFLKHLPRARGGAHIVDLGCGNGVLGTAASVADPDATVTFIDESFQAVASAEATFRANAADGAKAHFVAGDALSAVPQGTVDVVLNNPPFHSHQATTGATAHRMFTGARAALRPGGELWVIGNRHLGYHVKLRKLFGNADVVASDPKFVLLRAVKGGH; from the coding sequence ATGAACCGTTTGAGCACGTCATGGGGCGCGTACGACCTCACCCGCTTCCCGGAGGACCCCCGCGATCAGCTGCGCGCCTGGTCGGCCGCCGACGCCTATCTGCTGCGGCAGCTGGCGGGCGACGAGGACGCGGCGCCCGACGGGTTTCCCGCCACCGTCGACCTCTCCGGGACGGTGGCCGTCCTCGGCGACCGGTGGGGCGCGCTGACCACCGCGCTCGCCGGGCACGCGCGCGTGCCGGTGCAGATCACCGACTCGTACCTCGCACAGCAGGCGACCCGCGCCAACCTCGCGCGCGCGGGCCACGCACCGGACGCGGCACGCCTGTTGACGACCAGGGACGCGCCGCCCGCCCGCGTCGACGTGCTTCTCGTCCGCGTACCGAAGAGCCTCGCACTCCTGGAGGACCAGCTCCACCGGCTCGCGCCCGCCCTGCACGAAGGCACGGCCGTCATCGGCACCGGCATGGTCACCGAGATCCACACGTCGACGCTGGAGCTCTTCGAGCGGATCATCGGCCCGACCAGGACTTCCCTGGCCCGCCAGAAGGCACGGCTCGTCTTCAGCGCCCCCGACCCGGCACGCACGGCCGCCCCCAGCCCCTGGCCGGGCCGCTACGTCCTGCCCGCCGACTCCGGAGCGGGTGCGGGCCTCACGGTCGTCAACCACGCGGGCATCTTCTGCGCCGACCGGCTCGACATCGGCACCCGCTTCTTCCTCAAGCACCTGCCGCGCGCCCGCGGCGGCGCCCACATCGTGGACCTGGGCTGCGGCAACGGCGTGCTCGGCACCGCGGCCTCCGTCGCCGACCCCGACGCCACGGTCACCTTCATCGACGAGTCGTTCCAGGCCGTCGCCTCCGCCGAGGCCACGTTCCGCGCCAACGCCGCCGACGGAGCCAAGGCCCACTTCGTGGCGGGCGACGCCCTCTCGGCCGTACCGCAGGGAACGGTCGACGTCGTCCTGAACAACCCGCCGTTCCACAGCCACCAGGCCACGACCGGCGCCACCGCCCACCGCATGTTCACCGGCGCCCGCGCCGCGCTGCGTCCGGGCGGCGAGCTGTGGGTCATCGGCAACCGCCACCTCGGCTACCACGTGAAGCTCCGCAAGCTCTTCGGCAACGCGGACGTCGTCGCGAGCGACCCGAAGTTCGTTCTGCTGCGGGCGGTCAAGGGCGGGCACTGA
- a CDS encoding TerD family protein has product MGADMTMSKGSNVPVPAPAVRIELGWGSGAGVPDADASALLLSSSGKVRSDADFVFYNQPAHSSGAVRHEGKTTSGAGVTDVLSVDLARVEPGIETVVLAASADGGTFGQVPGLYIRVLDASNGAELARYDSADATVETAFVLGELYRRQGAWKFRAVGQGYGSGLEGLATDYGISVDEPQQAAAPAPMAPPAPAPAPPPAPVAPPAPVAQQPAAPAPPQAPPAAAAPVRLTKVTLTKDAPSVSLTKQGGTSGGMRVNLNWEVRKQFKGWGAKLGRAVAMHADLDLDLCALYELADGRKGVVQALGNAFGALNQPPYILLDGDDRTGAVATGENLTINLDHIKDFRRIVIFVTIYEGARSFADLNATVTLQPQHGAPVEFSLDECTVPSTVCALALLTNNGGDLVVQREARYLVPDRGVSPQRTMDHAYGWGMNWTPGRK; this is encoded by the coding sequence ATGGGGGCGGACATGACAATGTCTAAAGGATCGAATGTTCCCGTACCGGCACCCGCGGTACGGATCGAATTGGGGTGGGGTTCCGGGGCGGGAGTGCCCGACGCCGATGCCTCCGCGCTGTTGTTGTCGTCTTCCGGAAAGGTGCGCTCGGACGCGGACTTCGTCTTTTACAACCAGCCCGCGCACTCCTCCGGAGCGGTGCGCCACGAAGGAAAGACGACCTCCGGCGCCGGGGTCACCGATGTCCTGAGCGTCGACCTCGCGCGCGTGGAGCCCGGGATCGAGACCGTCGTGCTCGCCGCGTCGGCCGACGGTGGCACTTTCGGCCAGGTGCCCGGTCTGTACATCCGCGTCCTCGACGCGTCGAACGGCGCCGAACTCGCGCGCTACGACAGCGCGGACGCCACCGTGGAGACCGCCTTCGTCCTCGGCGAGCTCTACCGGCGCCAGGGCGCCTGGAAGTTCCGCGCGGTCGGCCAGGGCTACGGCAGCGGCCTCGAAGGGCTCGCCACGGACTACGGCATCTCGGTGGACGAGCCGCAGCAGGCCGCCGCCCCGGCACCCATGGCCCCGCCCGCCCCGGCACCCGCGCCCCCGCCCGCGCCGGTGGCGCCGCCCGCCCCCGTCGCCCAGCAGCCCGCCGCCCCCGCGCCCCCTCAGGCCCCGCCGGCCGCCGCCGCGCCCGTGCGCCTGACCAAGGTCACGCTGACCAAGGACGCGCCATCCGTCTCCCTGACCAAGCAGGGCGGCACCTCGGGCGGCATGCGCGTGAACCTCAACTGGGAGGTGCGCAAGCAGTTCAAGGGCTGGGGCGCCAAGCTCGGCAGGGCCGTCGCCATGCACGCCGACCTCGACCTCGACCTGTGCGCCCTCTACGAACTCGCCGACGGCCGCAAGGGTGTCGTCCAGGCCCTCGGCAACGCCTTCGGAGCGCTCAACCAGCCGCCGTACATCCTGCTCGACGGCGACGACCGCACCGGCGCCGTCGCCACCGGCGAGAACCTCACCATCAACCTGGACCACATCAAGGACTTCCGGCGCATCGTCATCTTCGTGACCATCTACGAAGGCGCGCGGAGCTTCGCCGACCTCAACGCCACGGTCACCCTCCAGCCGCAGCACGGCGCCCCCGTCGAGTTCTCCCTCGACGAGTGCACGGTCCCCTCGACGGTGTGCGCGCTGGCCCTGCTCACCAACAACGGCGGCGACCTCGTCGTCCAGCGCGAGGCCCGCTACCTGGTGCCCGACCGCGGCGTGAGCCCGCAGCGCACCATGGACCACGCCTACGGCTGGGGCATGAACTGGACGCCCGGCAGGAAGTAG
- a CDS encoding glutamate racemase → MKIALMDSGIGLLAAAAAVRRLRPDADLVLSSDPDGMPWGPRTPEDLTARAVGVAEAAAAHRPDALIVACNTATVHALPTLRARFESEFPVIGTVPAIKPAAAAAGGGPVAIWATPATTGSPYQRGLIEDFANGVAVAEVPCPGLADAVQYADEAAIDETIAAAAALTPPDVRAVVLGCTHYELVAERIRAAVQQPGQPQLVLHGSAGAVAAQALRRAGANIGATDAVPGLTVLLSGREEQLPAAALAYAEGRMLAETSPAL, encoded by the coding sequence GTGAAGATCGCGCTCATGGACTCCGGCATCGGACTGCTCGCCGCGGCGGCCGCTGTGCGTCGCCTTCGGCCCGACGCCGATCTCGTTCTCTCCTCCGACCCGGACGGCATGCCGTGGGGGCCGCGCACGCCGGAGGACCTCACCGCGCGTGCCGTCGGCGTCGCCGAGGCCGCCGCCGCGCACCGGCCCGACGCGCTGATCGTGGCCTGCAACACGGCCACCGTGCACGCGCTGCCCACCCTGCGGGCCCGCTTCGAGTCGGAGTTCCCCGTCATCGGGACCGTGCCGGCGATCAAGCCCGCGGCCGCGGCGGCGGGCGGCGGACCCGTGGCCATCTGGGCCACCCCCGCCACCACCGGCAGCCCCTACCAGCGCGGCCTCATCGAGGACTTCGCGAACGGCGTCGCCGTCGCCGAGGTGCCGTGTCCCGGGCTCGCCGACGCCGTGCAGTACGCGGACGAGGCGGCCATCGACGAGACGATCGCCGCCGCGGCGGCCCTCACGCCCCCGGATGTAAGGGCCGTTGTCCTGGGGTGCACCCATTACGAGCTGGTCGCCGAGCGTATTCGTGCCGCCGTCCAGCAGCCCGGACAGCCGCAGCTGGTCCTGCACGGTTCGGCCGGCGCGGTGGCCGCGCAGGCGCTGCGCAGGGCGGGCGCCAACATCGGCGCCACGGACGCGGTGCCCGGCCTCACGGTCCTGCTCAGCGGGCGTGAGGAGCAGCTGCCCGCCGCGGCGCTCGCGTACGCCGAGGGCCGCATGCTCGCGGAGACCAGCCCGGCCCTCTGA